In Cryptomeria japonica chromosome 10, Sugi_1.0, whole genome shotgun sequence, a genomic segment contains:
- the LOC131858850 gene encoding probable F-box protein At4g22030 — translation MEALKLTRVLKSNTVLQTVTQKHGHVGLTNCANKSWRINLDRCQVVASLDGPSTRYLQQKQVDLFIRPLTQFHIDQDKDEDDEEMVVAKLRLVAAAAVDREEMHAALAQQRDGWNKLLLPSLTNITLAALILQPLPSNDTNNVVATLLHGFSTALMCGMNKMQPSQLAEEQRMAARLFRQLNTDIHTNLALPPYLRQDKCADSFLTKAYKAVLALDEAYPLPLFPGMLDKFPKIVQPAVWWSQQQNHQTQNQPQTNNNKTINGWSAELETELRGVSETLKSGDIAEFVGLSRKVLGVNSILAITGPLLTGIAGALNLNGAMLSMSMVAGVLGVVGNTLSHAGQVGMVFEMYRNCAGFYHLLDSSIADTLSEADPEARENGELFRWRLASQLGRDPHSPLADSASKFAGKLF, via the coding sequence ATGGAGGCTCTCAAGCTTACAAGAGTTCTTAAGAGTAATACAGTTTTGCAGACAGTGACACAGAAACATGGTCATGTAGGATTAACGAATTGTGCAAATAAATCATGGCGTATAAATCTTGATCGTTGTCAGGTTGTGGCTTCGTTGGATGGTCCAAGCACAAGATACCTGCAACAGAAGCAAGTTGACTTGTTCATACGCCCGTTAACCCAGTTTCACATAGAccaagataaagatgaagatgatgaagagatggTTGTGGCAAAGCTGCGTTTGGTGGCGGCAGCAGCGGTAGACCGGGAAGAAATGCACGCTGCCCTCGCACAGCAAAGAGACGGATGGAACAAACTCCTCCTCCCCTCCCTCACCAACATCACACTGGCCGCTCTCATTCTCCAGCCTTTACCCAGCAATGATACTAATAACGTTGTCGCCACACTTTTGCATGGCTTCTCCACAGCTTTGATGTGCGGTATGAACAAAATGCAGCCTTCGCAGTTAGCGGAGGAGCAGAGAATGGCGGCACGGCTCTTCCGCCAGCTCAACACTGACATCCACACAAACCTTGCTCTGCCTCCCTACCTTCGTCAGGACAAGTGTGCAGACTCCTTCCTCACCAAGGCCTACAAAGCTGTACTCGCGTTGGATGAGGCTTATCCTCTGCCTCTCTTCCCCGGTATGCTCGACAAATTTCCCAAGATTGTACAACCAGCAGTTTGGTGGTCtcaacaacaaaatcatcaaacCCAGAACCAACCCCAAACTAACAACAACAAAACCATCAATGGATGGAGTGCAGAGCTGGAAACCGAGTTGAGGGGTGTTTCAGAGACGCTTAAAAGCGGTGATATTGCAGAGTTTGTTGGGCTCAGCCGCAAAGTATTGGGAGTAAACAGTATTCTTGCAATAACCGGCCCATTGCTCACTGGGATTGCAGGGGCATTGAATTTGAATGGCGCCATGTTATCTATGTCAATGGTGGCGGGCGTGTTGGGTGTTGTGGGCAACACACTGAGCCATGCAGGTCAGGTCGGAATGGTGTTTGAGATGTACAGAAACTGCGCAGGATTCTACCATTTGTTGGACTCATCCATCGCAGACACTTTGAGCGAGGCAGATCCAGAGGCCAGAGAAAACGGAGAGCTATTCCGTTGGAGATTGGCCTCGCAGCTGGGCCGCGATCCTCATTCTCCTCTTGCAGATTCTGCCTCCAAATTTGCCGGCAAGCTTTTCTGA